The Eremothecium cymbalariae DBVPG#7215 chromosome 7, complete sequence genome contains the following window.
taaaaataCAACCTTAGTAGACCTTTGATAACATCTGAAGAGCAATGGAGCTTAATTTAGCCTGGATTTCAACCAATATAATATGTGTCAACAATAAAGGAAACCAATAACaagtaaaaataattaaaaaaatccGATAACATAGGCACTTCTGTTGAACGAATTGCACAAAATGAGTGTGATATAATCGCAGAACCCTCTCTACATATTTCTCGTCCACTGCCAAAGCCAATGCAATTCTAAGTTtaatagtagtagtaataataatagtaatcagatgatggtgatagtggtgatgataaaataaGGGTAAAAATGTGGagtcaaaaaaatataataaaataaaataaaataaaataaaagatatgCTCCagtgaaaaagatgaaTACACGTCACACGTCGCTCTATGGACATCATTAAGTGGTTGGGATAAAGAATAAGAACGGCAAactaaaaatgaaaagtgGACAAAATTCCTTAGCGGCCTGCTTCTTAGCTCATTGTTTTAAGAAATGCTTCatgttctttttctctttttttgtattttttcatttcttctcttttctCTCATAAATAGTATACTAAAGTTCACGTTTCTCTAGTCACATTCAGTGATGGGCTCTAGCTCCAGGATGTATTTGCCCTCCTTATATTCTTGGTCTCTTTTCTCACTCATCAGATACTTCCAACCAACAAGGTTCTTGCAAGTGTGGCAATATATATCACATACAACATATCGCCCTGTTATCATATGCCTAGTTTCCCTGTGACCTTCCGTCACGTTAATGACCTTCCTCATGAGATATGCGTCACCCGTCACACCACGATAATCTTTCGACATAATATGGTTAGAGGATGACAGATGTGTCCTGCAATGACTACAACCATATATCTCTAATTTAGcatatttggttttgatgCCAATAGCTCCAGAGGCAGGACGCTCTATGTAAACCGAATATCCTATGGCCATGATAAGAGTACTATATAGTACTTCTTTCTGGCTTCCTCTTTCCgcaataatgataatatctACGTCTTGGTGCCGTTTTTTCCCTATCTTAAAAATTCGTAACTCCCTTCTGCTATTTTGGTAGAGTAGTAATAGAAGTTAGCTAGCTTCTAAGTGAACCCCCCTGTTATGGCTTTGTAAATTTTATAACTTCAAGATGCTTTTGATGTCGAAATCAACCTCTTTCCCTATCAAAATGGTGTATACGTTTGTGCGTGTACGGGGGTTTAACAAAGTAAGGGGGTTGCTTAATATAGGAGAAACAACTATCAACAGATCGATCAACAACACAGCAGCGATGACAGTAGAAGTAATCGTAATAATAATGTGGTAGTGGCAGTGGTAGTAAAgatgtaataatatatcgTCTACTCAATCCAACAATGAGTAATagatattaaagaaaatgaatGTGTAACAGgggtttttattttcttttttccaaaaagcTTCACTCAAAACGATTAAATGTTGAGATTATTGTGTATAAAGCGTTTGGAAGTTTCTAGGTTTCCACGACTAGAATTTGCTGTTGATATTATGCTAAATATCTGTAAAGGTTCCTCCCTCCCTCCCCCCGGATACCCAGTAACTCGCTTCATAAATGCGATTCTCACATCTGGGCTTTATCTATTACATGTTATGAGACATTTTTGAGGGGGGGGCGGTGAGGAAAGGGTGGATGGGGGGGGGGGCGCTAGATGGATAGCCACCATCTTCTAATAAAGGGATGTATTGCTAGGACTCGGGATTCCAATATGTGTGTACGGGTGTTTAACTATCACGTGAATTGGGAGTGTTATTGAACCAGTCTAATACTTGT
Protein-coding sequences here:
- the MOH1 gene encoding Moh1p (similar to Ashbya gossypii ABR153C), which translates into the protein MAIGYSVYIERPASGAIGIKTKYAKLEIYGCSHCRTHLSSSNHIMSKDYRGVTGDAYLMRKVINVTEGHRETRHMITGRYVVCDIYCHTCKNLVGWKYLMSEKRDQEYKEGKYILELEPITECD